The DNA window TTACATTTAGTATACAGTCAAAACTGTGGCTGTTCAAAAAAGCCGGAATTAAAAAACTTAATTTCCTGTCAAGCGACAGTATTTAAAAATAAAGCGAAAATATATTGGGAATACAATTGCAATGCTTCCTGGATTACGTTTCAAAAAGGAAAAATTCGGCGTAAAATATATTCGCTGGATAAAAATACAATGGAATTTACAACCAGATTAGGATACATTCAGTGGACTGAATATAAAAATTCATTTTTAATAGAAAACAGCAAGGCTTCCGGATGTTGTGATCCTCATGAATATATTCTTTACAGCAAAGAAACAGGGAAAAAGATTGCTGAACTGGGAACTGCAATTTTTAGCGATGATTCTTCCAAGAATCCTTATGTATTGACAATGTCGGGAAACGATGAAGTATTATTTACTAATCTCAATACCAATCAATCTTGCAGAATAAAAGTTTCTCAAAAGAAAATTGAAAATACGCTGAAGAATTCGGATATATTGTATGCAGAAGAATTGTTTGAAAATTTTCAGTTTAAAAAAGGAATGTTATCCATGCAGCTAAAATATAAAGATTCTGGAAATTTCTGGAAAAAGGAAAAAATCTTTTTAGATACAGCCAAAGATTGTAACTAATTAGGCTCCTGTATATAATTTCTGTAACAATTCTATCTTTATACAAACTAATGTAATAAAAGATAGCTATGTTTTTAAAATTCCTCAGATTAGAAATCAAAAGCTTTTTTCGGGGCAGTTCTTTAGGAATCAATCTGGCGATGAAGATTCTTCGATTTATCGGGATTCTTTATTTTATGGCTTGTCTTGTAGGAGGAGCTTTTGGCGCATTTTTTTATATTCAGGAAGAAATGCATCAGGATCCCATTAAGGTGGTTTCAAAATTCATGATTGCAGCTTGGGCGGTTGACCTCATTGCCAAATACATATGGCAGGAATTACCGACACAGAATATAAAGCCGTTTCTTACGCTCAATATTCCCAAAAAGACATTGGTGAATTATATGCTGGGAAAAACATTTCTGTCTGCTTTCAGTTGGTTCAATTCCCTTTTCCTGATTACTTTTTCCATCATTGCATTATTCAACGGATATGATGTTTTAGGCGTTGTGGGATGGCTGATTGGGATTTCGCTGTTATTTTACCTCAACAATTTTATCAACATTCTTTTTAACGATAAAGAAACCATTGTCATCGTTGTCGGATGTATTTTTGCGGCAGTTGCAGGATTGGCGTATTACAATATTGTTCCGGTTTTGGATTATTCTGAGCAGTTTTTTTATAATTTTTTTGAAAGACCTTATTTTGTAGTGATTTCCATCGGGTTGTTTTTCGGGTTGTGGAAAATCTGTTACAACCATATCCGGAAAATATTTTATCTGGATGAAGGTCTGGAAGCTAAAAAAGAAATCGGAAGAACTGAGAATATTACCTTTCTCAACAAATACGGAGCGATCGGAACATTTATCAACAATGATATTAAAATGCTGAAACGCAATAAGGTAACGAAAGGGATTTTGTGGGGAAGCATTATGTTTCTGTTCTACGGACTGCTGATGTTTTCGTCACCGGTTTATAAAACTCCTGCGATGATGATGTTAATGGGATTGTTCGTTACCGGAGGATTTCAGTTTATGTTCGGACAGCGGGTTCCTGCTTTCGACAGCTCTTACTATCCTTTGATGATGACGCTGAATGTTCCCTACAAAGAATACCTGAAAGCAAAATGGTGGCTGATGAATATTGTCACTGCTTTTTCCATGATTCTGGCGGTTTGTTATGCCTATTTCGGCTGGGAAATGTATCTTACCTTCTTCGCTGCCGGAATTTACAATATCGGGGTAAATTCTCAGTTTACACTTTGGTCGGGCGCTTTTAACAAAACGCAGATGGATCTTAATGCCAAAGAAAAAAGATTCGGACAGAAAAACAGCTTTAACGTAAAAGCACTCTTGCTGCTGATTCCGAAGATGTTTCTTCCGATGCTTGTTTTCGCATTGATGCAGAAATTTTTCAGTATTACAGCGGGAGTTATCAGTATCGGAGTTTTAGGAGTAATCGGATTTTTTATCAGGGAAAAGATATTCGATATTATCGTAAAACATTACAAGGTAGAAAAATACAGTACATTAGAAGCATTCAAAAACAAAGATTAATATGATCACCATTAATAATTTAACAAAAACATACGGAAAAGCAACCGTTTTAAATATAGAACATCTGGAAATTCCGAAAGGAGAAACATTCGGTCTTGTAGGAAATAACGGAGCCGGAAAAACCACCCTTTTCAGCTTAATGCTTGATCTTATTCAGGCTTCTACGGGATTTGTAAGC is part of the Chryseobacterium indicum genome and encodes:
- a CDS encoding DUF5687 family protein; this encodes MFLKFLRLEIKSFFRGSSLGINLAMKILRFIGILYFMACLVGGAFGAFFYIQEEMHQDPIKVVSKFMIAAWAVDLIAKYIWQELPTQNIKPFLTLNIPKKTLVNYMLGKTFLSAFSWFNSLFLITFSIIALFNGYDVLGVVGWLIGISLLFYLNNFINILFNDKETIVIVVGCIFAAVAGLAYYNIVPVLDYSEQFFYNFFERPYFVVISIGLFFGLWKICYNHIRKIFYLDEGLEAKKEIGRTENITFLNKYGAIGTFINNDIKMLKRNKVTKGILWGSIMFLFYGLLMFSSPVYKTPAMMMLMGLFVTGGFQFMFGQRVPAFDSSYYPLMMTLNVPYKEYLKAKWWLMNIVTAFSMILAVCYAYFGWEMYLTFFAAGIYNIGVNSQFTLWSGAFNKTQMDLNAKEKRFGQKNSFNVKALLLLIPKMFLPMLVFALMQKFFSITAGVISIGVLGVIGFFIREKIFDIIVKHYKVEKYSTLEAFKNKD